The genomic window AGTCGCCGGCGGCCCACACGTGTGGCAGGCCGGTGGCCATCGTCTCGTCGACGAGCACCGCACCGCGGGGCCCGGTCTGGGCTCCAGATCGGACGAGCAGGTCGGTCTCGGGGGTGACACCGACCACGACCAGAACGAGGTCCACATCCCACGACAGGGCTTCGCCGTCTCTGGCCTGACCGGTCACGTGCAGGCCGTCAGCACCCTTGGCTATGCCGGTGACGCTCGTACCGGTGTGGATATCGACCCCGTGCCGCACGAGTTCGGCATGGACGAGGGTACCGAGTTCGGGGTCGAGGGTGGACAGTACCTCTGGGGCGGCCTCGACCTGGGTGACGTGGATGCCGCGGGTGGTGAGGCCTTCGGCCATCTCCAGGCCGATGTAGCCGGCGCCGACAACCAAGGCGGTGCGCGGCTGCAGCTTCTCGAGGGAGTCGCCCAGGGCGAAGGTGTCGCCCATGGAGTGCAACAGGTGGACGCCGTCGGCGGCGCCGAGGGTGTCGAGTCCGGTGATCGGGGGACGCACGGGCCGGGCGCCGGTGCCGACCACCAGCGCGTCGTAGTCGACCAGGGCGGGGGTGTCGTCGGGTCCGATGGCCTCGAGCTGACGGGCGTCGACGTCGATGCGGGTGGCGCGCGTGTCGAGCAGCAGGTGCAGGCCCGCGGCCTCCAGGTCGGCGCGGGTGCGGTGTGCCAGGTGGTGCCAGTCTCCGACCTCGCCGGAGATGTAGTAGGGGATCCCGCAGATGGAGAAGTTCGGGTAGGCGTCGGCCACCACGACGGTGACCTCGGTCGACGGGTCGAGTTCGCGGGCACGTAGCCCCGCGGAGATGCCGGCATCGCTGCCGCCGACGCACACAACGTGCATGGGGTTGTCCTTTCGGGTCGCCGGGCCTCAGCCCAGCATGGCGAGGTACTCGTGCAACGCGGCCAGCCCTTCGGGTCGCGGGGTGAAGTGCGCCCACTTGCCGCGCATTTCCTTGTCCACCAGCCCGGCCTCGACCAGCTTCTTCAGGTGGTGTGACAGCGTCGGCTGGGTCACGCCGAACACCTCGGGCATGTGACACGCGCACACGCTGGAGCACCGGCTGGCCGCGATGTGGTGCAGGATCCGCAGCCGCACCGGGTCAGCGAGCGCCTTGACGACGAGCGCAACCCGTTCCGCCTGCTCCATCGAGATCGTGCCGCCACCCGGCGCGCAGGCCTCGGCGGCGGCCATCGGGGCTTCCAGCAGTTCGGTCATGCAGACATGCTACCCGCTCATATTGACACCTGTCGATATGTGTGCCACGCTCACTCATATCGACGGTCATCAATGCGTGATGGTCGTCCTCCACCCGAGTCGGAGGTTTCCCATGCCCGTCATCCGTGTCTTCGAACCTGCACTGTGTTGCAACACCGGGGTCTGCGGCCCCGACCTCGACCAGGAGCTGGTCGACTTCACCGCCGCGGTCAACGCCCTCAAGGCGCAGGGGGTGGATGTCCACCGCGCCAATCTGGCCAGCGAGCCGGCGCAGTTCGCGGAGCACCCCGTGGTCGTCAAGTTCCTGCAGGCCGCCGGCTCCGAGGGGCTACCCCTGACGCTGGTCGACGACGTCACCGTGCTGGCCGGCCGCTACCCGCGCCGCGACGAGCTGGAGCGCTACGCCGGCCTGAACCCGACGAAGGACGCCCAGCCCCAGGGCGGATGCTGCGGCCCGCAGCAGGAAGCCCCCGCCGCGTCCACTGGCTGCTG from Actinomyces radicidentis includes these protein-coding regions:
- a CDS encoding FAD-dependent oxidoreductase gives rise to the protein MHVVCVGGSDAGISAGLRARELDPSTEVTVVVADAYPNFSICGIPYYISGEVGDWHHLAHRTRADLEAAGLHLLLDTRATRIDVDARQLEAIGPDDTPALVDYDALVVGTGARPVRPPITGLDTLGAADGVHLLHSMGDTFALGDSLEKLQPRTALVVGAGYIGLEMAEGLTTRGIHVTQVEAAPEVLSTLDPELGTLVHAELVRHGVDIHTGTSVTGIAKGADGLHVTGQARDGEALSWDVDLVLVVVGVTPETDLLVRSGAQTGPRGAVLVDETMATGLPHVWAAGDCVATHHRLLGTTYLPLGTTSHKQGRVAGENALGGNARFAGSIGTQVLKVFDLVAARTGLREHEAIAAGFDPASTTSAPDDHKAYYPGSHPITIRITGDRATGRLLGAQLVGHLTTGTAKRVDTYATALFHGMDVAGINDLDLAYTPPLGSPWDAIQIAAQAWVTQHQPASTRTQP
- a CDS encoding ArsR/SmtB family transcription factor is translated as MTELLEAPMAAAEACAPGGGTISMEQAERVALVVKALADPVRLRILHHIAASRCSSVCACHMPEVFGVTQPTLSHHLKKLVEAGLVDKEMRGKWAHFTPRPEGLAALHEYLAMLG
- the arsD gene encoding arsenite efflux transporter metallochaperone ArsD gives rise to the protein MPVIRVFEPALCCNTGVCGPDLDQELVDFTAAVNALKAQGVDVHRANLASEPAQFAEHPVVVKFLQAAGSEGLPLTLVDDVTVLAGRYPRRDELERYAGLNPTKDAQPQGGCCGPQQEAPAASTGCCGQPATTSTVSGCC